The Nerophis lumbriciformis linkage group LG05, RoL_Nlum_v2.1, whole genome shotgun sequence genome contains a region encoding:
- the psmc2 gene encoding 26S proteasome regulatory subunit 7, whose product MPDYLGDDQRKTKEEAKDDSPIRALDEGDIALLKTYGQSTYSRQIKQVEDDIQQLLKKINELTGIKESDTGLAPPALWDLAADKQTLQSEQPLQVARCTKIINADSEDPKYIINVKQFAKFVVDLSDQVAPTDIEEGMRVGVDRNKYQIHIPLPPKIDPTVTMMQVEEKPDVTYSDVGGCKEQIEKLREVVETPLLHPERFVNLGIEPPKGVLLFGPPGTGKTLCARAVANRTDACFIRVIGSELVQKYVGEGARMVRELFEMARTKKACLIFFDEIDAIGGARFDDGAGGDNEVQRTMLELINQLDGFDPRGNIKVLMATNRPDTLDPALMRPGRLDRKIEFSLPDLEGRTHIFKIHARSMSVERDIRFELLARLCPNSTGAEIRSVCTEAGMFAIRARRKIATEKDFLEAVNKVIKSYAKFSATPRYMTYN is encoded by the exons ATGCCAGACTATTTAGGAGACGACCAGAGGAAGACAAAAGAGGAGGCCAAAGATGACTCCCCGATCAGAG CTTTGGATGAAGGAGACATCGCTTTGTTGAAGACTTAT GGTCAGAGCACATATTCCAGACAGATCAAACAAGTGGAAGATGACATTCAGCAGCTGCTTAAAAAGATCAACGAGCTCACAG GTATCAAGGAGTCTGATACGGGGCTGGCACCACCCGCCCTATGGGATCTGGCTGCTGACAAACAGACCCTTCAAAGTGAGCAACCGCTCCAAGTTGCAAG GTGCACAAAGATTATAAACGCAGACTCTGAGGACCCCAAATACATCATCAATGTGAAGCAGTTTGCCAAGTTTGTGGTGGATTTAAGTGACCAGGTGGCCCCAACAGACATCGAGGAGGGCATGAGAGTAGG TGTTGACAGAAACAAGTATCAGATCCACATCCCTCTGCCTCCTAAAATTGATCCAACCGTCACCATGATGCAG GTGGAAGAGAAGCCGGATGTTACCTACAGCGATGTCGGTGGCTGCAAGGAGCAGATTGAAAAACTGAGGGAAGTGGTGGAGACCCCCTTGCTTCAT CCGGAGCGTTTTGTCAATCTGGGTATCGAGCCTCCAAAAGGCGTGCTGCTGTTCGGGCCACCTGGTACCGGAAAGACCCTGTGCGCCCGCGCTGTCGCCAATCGCACAGACGCCTGCTTCATCAGAGTCATCGGCTCTGAGCTGGTGCAGAAGTACGTGGGAGAG GGTGCCCGTATGGTGCGTGAGCTGTTTGAGATGGCCAGGACAAAGAAGGCCTGTCTTATCTTCTTTGATGAAATTGACGCCATTGGAG GGGCACGGTTTGATGACGGCGCTGGCGGGGACAACGAGGTGCAGAGGACTATGCTGGAGCTCATCAACCAACTGGACGGCTTCGACCCTCGTGGCAACATCAAAGTGCTGATGGCCACTAACAGACCCGACACGCTGGACCCGGCCCTGATGAGACCCGGACGCCTGGACAGAAAGATCGAGTTCAGCTTGCCCGATTTAGAG GGTCGCACGCACATCTTCAAGATTCACGCACGTTCCATGAGTGTGGAGAGAGACATTCGCTTTGAGCTGTTAGCTCGCCTCTGTCCCAACAGCACAG GTGCTGAGATTCGCAGTGTGTGCACAGAGGCCGGCATGTTTGCCATCAGAGCTCGCAGAAAGATTGCCACAGAGAAAGACTTCCTGGAGGCCGTTAACAAAGTCATCAAGTCCTACGCCAAGTTCAGCGCCACGCCCCGATACATGACCTACAATTAA